atgggtttcttatttttcgcTCATAGTTGCGTGGATGGTAACACTAGTAAAATGACTGTGGTAAAATCTTAGCCTCATCGGACAAAGGcaaaaaatttggctataaaaaacaaattggtataccacatttgctgcacttaccctatatgagatttattcaatttaatttaaatcaatcCCTTTATTAATGTTGTGACCCCGAAAAAGCACTCATATAAACTAACCTAGCCAACAAGCCTAAATGCATTCAAATCGATTATCTGACTTTGTCAAAGAAATATTAAAAGCTTTGTATGAGTTGATGAAGCTAACGTCTGcaatcaaaaacttttttcgtaagGTTCGAGTGCAATGGGAATTCACCGAATTTGTTCTGATATTTGGttgatggtttcactgcaagtagaggatgctgatgagggatTAGTGGCAGTTCAACATCTTGCAGTATAGCTggcatcaaaatattatttaaagttATATTGAGATtaacaagaaaataaaaataatctcCCATAAAAACTGTTGCAGTAAAGGCAAATGAAAGTTTTCTCTGTAAACATATGGATTGTCTCCAACAGTTCTTATTAATCCTTTTTATTTATCAACAAAAAGACTGTTTCCAATATAACATCCCATTGATACGAATTAAAAGTTGCGATAGTAAAACAATTGAATCCTTTTAATCGCATatcgaaaaattatttattccacCAACTTCAACTACGACAGTAGTGTTGCCAGGAATAacgattaattaattaataacgaattaactatattttctttaaatgcaaatacaaaagattttgaaaatctttggaattcCGATTTATATTCTCTTagggaaaatactttataacataGGCGAATTTCGTTTGACTAAAATTGCGTTCTGgagaaaaacatatttctttGTGTATTCTAGTAGATTAAAATCTAAAAGAGAGGCATCATTCGGTATAAGTGAAGTGTGGAAAGTCGGATTTTTTGAAATGTCGACTTTTGTATACCTCAAGAAGAGTATGAGACACAtggcatatacatttttttctctgGATGTCTGTCCGACCATTAATCTACAATGGAATTGCAAATATAATGTATAGGGAAAGTTTGGAAGTTCTTAACATTATAAAAACTGGAAAGAGAATAACTTATTGATGAAGTGATTAATATTCTATAAAAGAAGTATCCTCGTTTTTCTgctcttttttatttcaaaatttatttcttgaaatattgatttcaaaacaatttttttacatctTAGATTTCTTAGAGTTCATCCAAACTTCGTACTCGTGGCCAAAACGGAGAGTGTGTGTCCGGAGCACCCTCGATAACACTTGTATTGCCCGCCGAAATACACTGTCGTCGAAATATTTGCTGCAATTCAGGTGCCTCAAAGAAAGGAAAACGTTTTAGTTTATTGGACAAATAATCATCGACATGATCGTACACGATTCCAGCAACTTCCAGCAGACGCAAATGATTCAATGTTGCCGTATTGTTTAATTGGTCACCCCATACAAAGACAACCTGCTGATATTGAAATGAAGTATCGATATCTTCGGTGGAATGCTCCAAGTCACCAGCATAAACGGAAGTTCCTAATATTTCAAAGGCTTGGGCAAAGCTTATAGCACTGGCCAAAGAATGTGTCCGAAGATCAGCATAAGATTCCCAAGGACTCATTTGTCCAACTGTCAATAATACTACAGGGAATACGTGCTGCTTGAAACGAATCATGCTGCAGGTATCCGCATCAAAACTGCTGAAGATAAGTGCACGGCCGCAACCACGCTGCATAGATGTCATTAGAATTGCATCGACATATCGATTCTTATCTATTGTCTGAAGATATTCCAAAGAGCCACTGCTGAGAAGCTGCGGCCATTTCACCTCCGCCATTATGCCCACAGACATAGGCAGATGCTTAAAGACATCTACTAAACGTGGAAATATTACCTCCGTTTCGGCTACATGATGTGAATTCAAATGGGACAACTCCACCATTGCACCATTCAAATAAACGAAAACCCTCCGTTGTCGTAGTTCCTCATAGGTGAGATCGTTGATGTAAACATAGTACAAGTCGTAAGGAGATATTTTACTTTCCTCTCTCACCGTATAAAAACCGCAATCATTAAACACTACAGGAATCAAATCCTTTGTCAATTGGACGTCCAATTCAATCATGTCACTATTGACATTGTGGGCTTTGAGAAAGCTTTGAATAGTATTTTCCAGGGCCTTTGCCGAATGATAGAAGAAACTTTTTCCCATTCCCCTATGACCCACGTCTAGGGTAGGCCAATTCGAAGGCCAATAGCGATGAAAACTGGATCTTAGTGTTAGCTCTAAAGCATTTGATAACGGTTCGATTTTAACATAGGGTAATGTTAGCCATCCCACTCTGTTATTGTTCCCAGTGTCGTAGATGGGCAACTCCAGTATACCCTCACTGGCTTCAACGAAAGAAGCTGGTATAGTAGCTTCTCCCAAACGTTCTCCTTCTCTTGAGTTAATAACGATCACGTGTCGACACCTAATGCCAACAGGCACTGTTATGTGAAATATTAAAATCTGACCGGGCTGGTAGGGTTCACCCTCAACGGATTGTGACCTTAAGAATGTTCTCTTCGCAGCGAATCGGGCAACCTCAATGTCCACGTCTAAGTCAGAGTCGATAAGGGATGAAGTAATCCGGCGTGTGTCACTAGTCGTTGACGATTCTACTTTGATATTGTACTTGAGATTCCGTAGGAAATGGGTGAACGATGTAAATCGAATATGCTGGGGCCATATGAATTTCATTTGAATCACATACTCTCCCCGCAGCCATCCCCGCTCCTTTTGTATGCCACCACCAATGGTCATGGCATGAGCATCACCAAATTTCAATGATCCTCGTATGCTGTGCGTTTCGTAAGCCTCAAGGACTCTGGAGTGTTGCTGTCCCTCCCATTGGCGTATGCGTTTTGACCCCTTCGAGTCTTTGTAGTAGATGAAGAACCGATAGTATATTCGTAATGCAGAACACATAGGCACTTTTATGAACCATTTTTGGGGATTCCGTCGTCGTCGCTTCAACTCGAGACTTTTTTCTACACTCCATTGTCCCAGTTTAATGTGGTCGCCGGTCAAACCCAAACCTTCACCAGGTCTAAGCAGATAATCATCCAATTCTACTTCGAAATGTTTGATCATGGGAATGCATTTTATGCTCctgtaacaaaaataaaagaatattaaatattgtcatctgacaaaacaccaaaaaattgccTCAATTCATTGAGAATGGATCATAATTTGCTATACCCTTCTACATGCCAAGCGAAAACTTCTGTTACCAGATATAATAATGGATAAAACCCTTCAGTAACCATAGTAGTTTTAAACttaatgtaatttttaatgTGTTGTAAATTTTGACCATTACTTTACGGTACGGAATTAACGATAATGTGATTcagaccaaaaaatattttatcagaaaaaaaacttaaaaaaaatcaattattaatTGCATCGTTATGTACTATAACTTTTCTAACATAAAACACGTCTAATGTTAAGGTAACAACCGaacttttggattttttgctatACCATCTTAATGTTAGCGACTAACAGCCGGGCCATGTATGAAAAAGCTCTTTCATTAAAAATGCTTACCTCTTTGTTTTATTAACATAAAGCTTATGACTGGTGGTTTGTGACTGGGTTGAGCTTGCagcaatatttatcaaaatcaatAACCACGGTACTAAATTGCGCCTCATCATAAATCCGAATTAACGACAAGCGTATAAATAATTGCCTCAAAACTGTTTTATTTGTTTCTCAACAAACAAAGAAAACTTCGTTCGATTCTCTGGAATTTTATTCCtgaagaaaaaacaacaacatttaaAAATCCTATAGGTTTGTGTACCGGCTAATATAACTTTAGAAACCACTTACAACCTTGCACCCTTAGGAGTGTAGGGAATCCAGTAGGGGCAAACTTAATagagctataccaaaatgtcTTTCTCTTCTCGGGgttttaatacaaacaataactTTTTCTTTTACTTTGTTGTTAGTGGTAGGTAAAAAATTCAAACGTTTATCTCTGTAAAATTATTCTGCTACAGCCATTTTTATTTTCTGctagtaaattttgtcgcaTCATAGTAAaaggtacacccagaaaaaagggactctaatgccaactgaactttattttagttcatgaagattagttgattttaattaaattttgcacaatatgagtaaatgttccttatttgaataattttttgctaactttaatgacgtgaactaaaaataagaaacaaacttgtatacaaatatagtgcaaaattttactacaaaataaaatagttcatattttcctaaaatggcagaagtttgcttaaattgagttcataagtctcttaaatgagtaaattttactaaaattgttcctgtcttgaacttcgtacagcgctaaagacattttagcaatttttatatcaatttttttctttcaacatatgaaattttcttaacaatagaaaaaaattaattatttttaaaaaaatttctacattttgacaaaaagtattaacttacttataacatgttgcaattagaaaactattttagttaaaattttctaaaataaacctacattttcttccacggtgggttcactttttttgggtgtagtaaATTGGCACAAAAACAagacaataataaaaataatcataATCAGCAATCATTGGGACGGATGTCCCGAAATTAGTATTTTCACTTAATTGTCATTTGGATATAGTGAATTTTATTTAACgatggttaattttttttatagtaataaaaaaaatctgaactCTGTACTGCTTTAAAACCGATTTCACCTAGAACatatacccgacaattaaattcatttggtttgagatttttttttctgagattttttttttcaattataataGGCCGTTTTCTAGAGTTTCAACTAAAGAGCCTGCATAAGTTAACGTCATCCGATTTCTtcaatgaatttggaaaaataacaCCTATAATGAGTTCATAAACAATTCAATCACAATTGCGTGAAATGTATTTTGTTCTGAAGGCATTCCCACTTAAATCAAAATCTAAATAATATCTAAATTAGCCTTAACTGTTTTTAGTTCTAATTTTAACACAAACTCTTACAAACTCGTTGCTCAAATGACC
This is a stretch of genomic DNA from Haematobia irritans isolate KBUSLIRL chromosome 4, ASM5000362v1, whole genome shotgun sequence. It encodes these proteins:
- the LOC142236414 gene encoding glycerophosphocholine phosphodiesterase GPCPD1 isoform X1, with protein sequence MMRRNLVPWLLILINIAASSTQSQTTSHKLYVNKTKRSIKCIPMIKHFEVELDDYLLRPGEGLGLTGDHIKLGQWSVEKSLELKRRRRNPQKWFIKVPMCSALRIYYRFFIYYKDSKGSKRIRQWEGQQHSRVLEAYETHSIRGSLKFGDAHAMTIGGGIQKERGWLRGEYVIQMKFIWPQHIRFTSFTHFLRNLKYNIKVESSTTSDTRRITSSLIDSDLDVDIEVARFAAKRTFLRSQSVEGEPYQPGQILIFHITVPVGIRCRHVIVINSREGERLGEATIPASFVEASEGILELPIYDTGNNNRVGWLTLPYVKIEPLSNALELTLRSSFHRYWPSNWPTLDVGHRGMGKSFFYHSAKALENTIQSFLKAHNVNSDMIELDVQLTKDLIPVVFNDCGFYTVREESKISPYDLYYVYINDLTYEELRQRRVFVYLNGAMVELSHLNSHHVAETEVIFPRLVDVFKHLPMSVGIMAEVKWPQLLSSGSLEYLQTIDKNRYVDAILMTSMQRGCGRALIFSSFDADTCSMIRFKQHVFPVVLLTVGQMSPWESYADLRTHSLASAISFAQAFEILGTSVYAGDLEHSTEDIDTSFQYQQVVFVWGDQLNNTATLNHLRLLEVAGIVYDHVDDYLSNKLKRFPFFEAPELQQIFRRQCISAGNTSVIEGAPDTHSPFWPRVRSLDEL
- the LOC142236414 gene encoding glycerophosphocholine phosphodiesterase GPCPD1 isoform X2 codes for the protein MIKHFEVELDDYLLRPGEGLGLTGDHIKLGQWSVEKSLELKRRRRNPQKWFIKVPMCSALRIYYRFFIYYKDSKGSKRIRQWEGQQHSRVLEAYETHSIRGSLKFGDAHAMTIGGGIQKERGWLRGEYVIQMKFIWPQHIRFTSFTHFLRNLKYNIKVESSTTSDTRRITSSLIDSDLDVDIEVARFAAKRTFLRSQSVEGEPYQPGQILIFHITVPVGIRCRHVIVINSREGERLGEATIPASFVEASEGILELPIYDTGNNNRVGWLTLPYVKIEPLSNALELTLRSSFHRYWPSNWPTLDVGHRGMGKSFFYHSAKALENTIQSFLKAHNVNSDMIELDVQLTKDLIPVVFNDCGFYTVREESKISPYDLYYVYINDLTYEELRQRRVFVYLNGAMVELSHLNSHHVAETEVIFPRLVDVFKHLPMSVGIMAEVKWPQLLSSGSLEYLQTIDKNRYVDAILMTSMQRGCGRALIFSSFDADTCSMIRFKQHVFPVVLLTVGQMSPWESYADLRTHSLASAISFAQAFEILGTSVYAGDLEHSTEDIDTSFQYQQVVFVWGDQLNNTATLNHLRLLEVAGIVYDHVDDYLSNKLKRFPFFEAPELQQIFRRQCISAGNTSVIEGAPDTHSPFWPRVRSLDEL